The nucleotide sequence TCCGGGTCGTAGGACGACAGGTCCCGATTCCACACCATCTCGGCGAGCACGATCGAGGTCCACGGGTCCACCTGCAGGTCGTGGATGTGCTCGTGCCGCTCCCGGGCCTCGGCGTCGGTGTCCCCCAGCACGACGCCCGCGCTCGGCAGGATCCGGACCTCGTGCGGGTCGCGCCCGGCCCGGCGGACCCGGGCCTTGACGTCGTCGTAGAAGGCGCGGGCCTCGTCGAACCTCTGGTACCGGGAGAAGATCGCGTCCGCGTTCGCCGCGGCGAAGTCCCGCCCGGCCGGCGACTCGCCGGCCTGCAGGATCACCGGGTGACCCTGCGGGCTGCGCGGCGTGCTGAACCGGCCCGCGATGTCGAACTGGTTGCCCGACAGCGCGAAGTCGCCCACCCGGGCGTCGGACAGGAACTCCCCGGAGGCCTGGTCGGCGACGACCGCGCCGGATCCCCAGGAATCCCACAGCGCGCGGACCGCGGCGAGCGTCTCGCCGGCGCGCTCGTAACGCTGATGGTGCCCGAGGTAGGCGCCGCGCCGGAAGTTCTCCCCGGTCGGGGCGTCCGAGCTGGTCACGACGTTCCAGGCGGCCCGCCCACCGGACAGGATGTCCAGCGTCGCGAACTTGCGGGCCAGCTCGTAGGGCTCGTTGTAGGTGGAGTTGATCGTCCCGGCGAGCCCGATGTGCTCGGTCACCGCGGCCAGCGCGGCGAGCACCGTGAAGGTGTCCGGGCGGCCGACGACGTCCTGATCGAAGATCTCGCCGCCGCGGGTGCGCAGCCGCAGGCCCTCGGCGAGGAACAACAGGTCGAGGCCGCCACGCTCGGCGGTGCGGGCCCACTGCTCGAACGACTCCCACGCGATGTGGCTGCCGGAGGCGGGATCGCTCCACACCGTGTCGTGGTTGACGCCCGGGAAGTAGGCACCCAGGACGATCTGCTTGCGGGTCATGCGGGGCTCCCGGTGGTGGTCGGGGCGGGCACGGGGGCGAGCCCCGGGAGGAGTGCCGGGACGGTCGCGCTGCCGGACCGCGGCGCGTACCGGCTGGTGGGACGGGGTAGCCCGAAGCGTTCGCGCAGACCGGTCTCGGCGTAGCCGGTGCGGAACGCGCCGCGCCGCTGCAGCTCGGGAACCAGACCGTCGACGATCGCGTCGAGATCGGTGGGCAGCACGGCCGGGCGGAGCCGGTAGCCGTCGAGCCCGGCGGCCCGCCAGTCGAGCAGCCGGTCGGCGAGCCCGGCCGGGGTGGTGGCGACGACGAGCGCGTCGCTGGAGAGCGGATCACGGGCGTCGAGCCGGGCCAGCCGGTCCCGCGCGCCCGCCTCGGTGCCGGCGAGCACGACGACGAGATCGGCGAGGATCCGCAGCGGCGGCGCGGTGCGGCCGGCGGCCCGCTCCGCGGTGCGGACCTGGTCCACCACCCGGGCGGCGTCGTCTGCGTCGTGCGGGGTGGTGAACACGACGTCGCCGACCCGCGCGGCGAGCAGCGACGGCTCGTAGCCGTGCGACAGCGACGCCACCAGCGGCTGGCCCTGCGGCGGCCGCGGCACGATCGACGGGCCGCGCACGGCGAAGTGCGCGGCCTCGACGTCGACGGTGTGCAGCCGGTCCCGGTCGACGAACCGGCCGGTGAGCGCGTCCCGGATCTCGGCGCCGTCCTCCCAGGAGTCCCACAGCCGGCGCACCGTGTCGACCACCTCGGCGGCCTCGCCGAACAGTTCGGCGACCAGCGCCCGGCCCCGCGGGGTGTCCAGCTCGGACCGGCCGACCGCGGGGATCTGCCTGCGGCCGAAGTGCGCGGCCTCGTCGGCGCGCACCGAGGTCTGCACCCGCCAGCCGGCCCGGCCGTGCGAGTCGTGATCGAGCGTGGCCAGCGCCGATGCGACGTGGAACGGCTCGGTGTGTGTGGTGGTGACGGTCGGGACCAGCCCGATCCGCGAGGTCAGCGGCGCGAGGAAGGCCGCGACCAGCGAGGCGTCGAGCCTGCCCTGGACCCGGTCGGTGCGCCGCTCGGGCTCGGCGAGGTGATCGCCGGACTGCAGGCCGAGGCCGTCCTCGATGGTGATCAGGTCGAGCAGGCCACGCTCGGCGGTGCGGGCCAGCTGCACCCAGTGCCGGGCGGTGAACAGCTCGCCGGGGCGGGTACCCGGCTCGCGCCAGGCGGCGGGGTGCCAGCCGGTGCCGTCGAACGCGACCGCCAGGTGCAGCGGCGACGCGGGCGGGACAGAGGTGTCCGGTGCGGACATCGGGGCATCGCTTCCTCGCCGCGCGTCGACGCGCGGCGGAACGTGTGTGAGAGGTGGGAGGCGGGGACGCGCTCAGCCGCGACAGGCCGCGCTGGTGACCCGCCGCAGATCGACGTGCCTGCGGTACCGCGGGTGGTGCGCGCCGCGCACCCGATCCGCCACCGACCGCATGATCCCCTCCATCGTGCCCGGCAGGAGCACCCGCACCCGCGTGCTGCGGGGGGTTGCTGCGGCGTCGTCGAGCCAGGTCTCTCGGCCGCTCCGGATGGTGTCCGCCATCGACTCTAAGGAGTCCGGCCACCGCCGTGTCAACCCGCGCGCACCCGGAGTGACCTGCGACGCGTGCGGAATAATCCGGCCGTCCCGAGCTACGGACACCCGGTCGCCGGATCCGGGTGATGTTGTCCGGACAGGGTGTCCCGTTTCCTGGCCGGTGGACCGAGGGTTGTCCGGAGAGGTGACCGCACCGCACCCTGTCCGGGTGACGACGTGCCAGGGACGGCCATCGCGTCCCGGTCCGCGTCTCCGGGGCGTGCTCGAGGCTCCGGACACCACGACGCGGGGCGATCGACCCATCGCTGCGCGATCCCGCGCGCGGCACCGCACGATCCCCGTCCGCCCGACCGGCCTCGAGCCGTTCTGGCCCAGCCGGCGTGCACCGGCCTTCAGCGAGCACTGTCGCTGATCCTCCGCCGGGGGACCCCGTCTCCCCGGCCGCCGGCCCGACCGGCTCCCCCGGTGTGCCCTGATCCCGGCACATCCCGACCCCCGGCGACCGCACCGGGCGTCTCCCGTCCGCGCCCGATTCCACCGGCGCGGGCCCCACCACGGAAGGACCACGTCCCGATGCCCCCGCACGTCCTGCGCTCCGGTTCCCGGAGGCGCACCGCCGCCGTCCTCGTCGCACTGCTCGCCACCGTCGGCGTACTGGCCGGCTGCTCCCGCGCCGAGGAGCGAGGCGGCGCCGCCGCCTCGGGCGAGACCTCCCCCGCCGCCGAGGTCCGCCTCGGCTACTTCCCGAACATCACCCACGCCCCGGCGCTGATCTCGGTCGAGAACGGCCTGTTCGCCGAGGAGCTCGGCGACACCGCGCTCACCCCGCAGACCTTCAACGCCGGCCCGGACCAGGTCGCAGCGCTGCTCGGCGGCTCGATCGACGTGGCCTTCATCGGTTCCGGCCCGGCGATCAACGCGTTCTCCCGTTCCGGCGGCGAGGCGGTCCGCCTGGTCGCGGGCTCCACCTCGGCCGGTGCGCAGCTGGTGACCACCCCGGACATCACCACCCCCGAGCAGCTCAAGGGCAAGACGATCGCGACACCGCAGCTGGGCAACACCCAGGACGTCGCGCTGAAGACCTGGCTGAAGGAGAACAACCTCCCGATCGGCGACGGGCCGGACGCGGTGACCGTGCAGAACATCGAGAACCCGCGCACCCTCGACCTGTTCAAGCAGGGCGCGGTCGCCGGCGGCTGGCTGCCCGAGCCGTGGAGCTCGCGCCTGGTCGACGCCGGCGCCTCGGTCTTCCTGGACGAGCGGACCCTCTGGCCGGACGGCGAGTTCCCGACCACGGTGATCATCGTCCGGACCGAGTTCCTGCAGCAGCACCCGGAGACCGTCGAGGCGATCCTGCGCGCCGAGCAGCGGGCGATCGAGTTCATCCGCGAGCAGCCCGAGCAGGCCCGCACCGTCTCCAACCAGGCGATCCAGGAGATCACCGGGAACGCGCTGTCCGAGCCGGTGCTCGACCGGGCCTTCGGCGAGCTGACCTTCGACACCGATCCGCTGGCCGGTACCTGGCCACAGCTGGCCGACGACGCCGTGACCGCGGAGATCGCCGAGTCCGCCGCCGATCTCACCGGTTTCCTCGACCCGACCGCGATCAACGCCGTCCGTGCGGCCGCCGGCGAGCCCGCGATCGACCCGGCCGGGCTCGACGCGAGCTGACGACCGCCACCACCGACGAGGGGGACCTCCGATGCCTGCCGATCTCACCGAACTCACCGAACCGACCGATCTCGCCGAGATCACCGGCGCCCACGGCGCCCGCGGCACCCACGGCACCGCCGCCGTGCAGCTGCACGGCGTCGGCAAGACATTCGGCCACGGCCCGGCGGCGGTGAACGCGCTGAAGGGGATCGACCTGACGGTCGCCGACGGCGAGTTCGTCTGCCTGCTCGGCGCGTCCGGCTGCGGCAAGTCGACGCTGCTGAACCTGCTCGCCGGCCTGGACGACGCGACCGCGGGCACCGTCTCGGTCGGTGCGGCGCGGCCGTCGTTCATGTTCCAGGAGGCCGCGCTGATGCCGTGGCTGACCGCGCAGCGCAACGTCGAGCTCCCGCTGCGGCTCGCCGGGCACGGCCGGGCGGCCCGCGCCCGGCGGGCCGAGGAGCTACTGTCGCTGGTCCGGCTGGAGGGGGTGGGTGCCAAGCGCCCGCACGAGCTCTCCGGCGGCATGCGGCAGCGGGTCTCGCTGGCCCGCGCGCTGGCCGCGGCCACCGGCCTGGGAGCCGGGGACCCCGGTTCCGACACGACCGGCCTGCTGCTGATGGACGAGCCGTTCGCCGCGCTCGACGCGATCACCCGCGACGTCCTGCAGGGCGAGCTGCTGCGGGTGTGGCGGGCGACCGGGACCACGATCGTGTTCGTCACGCACGACGTCCGCGAGGCCGTCCGGCTGGCCGAGCGGGTGGTCCTGCTGTCCTCGCGGCCCGGCACCGTGGTCCGCGAGTGGGAGATCCCCGCCGACGGCCACGGCGCGGAGCAGCAGGCACAGCTGCACGACGACATCACCGGACGACTGCGGCAGGTGATCACCAGCCATGCCGCGTGAGGACGGACGCCGCCCGGTCGGCGTGCTCGGCGACGACCCGCTCGACGGCACCGCCGGCGGGGCGCCCCGCGGTGCGCCCGGACATCCCGACAACGACACCGCCGACGCGATCGCCGGGCTGGACGCGCTGGACACCCCGGTCGTCCGGCGGACGCCGTGGTGGCAGCAACTGCTGCGCACCTGGCTGCCGCCGCTGGTCGCGCTCGCCGCGATCATCGGCATCTGGCAGGCGGTGTGGGCGTCGGCGGTGCTGCCGGAGTTCCGGCTGCCCGCACCGGGCGTGGTCGGCGAGCAGTTCGCCGAGATCGTCATCGACGGCTCGATCTGGTCGATCCTGTGGACCTCGATCAGCCGGGCCGCGATCGGGTTCCTGTTCGCACTGGCCATCGCCACCCCGCTCGGCCTGCTGGTGGCGAAGGTCCCGCTGGTCCGGGCCGCGATCGGGCCGCTGCTGACCGGACTGCAGTCGCTGCCGTCGGTCGCCTGGGTGCCCGCGGCGGTGCTGTGGTTCGGCCTGACCGACGCCACGATCTTCTACGTGGTGCTGCTCGGTTCGGTGCCCTCGATCGCGAACGGCCTGGTCGCCGGGATCGACCAGGTGCCGCCGATCCTTCCCCGCGCCGGACGGGTCCTCGGGGCGACCGGGTTCGCGATGGCCCGGTTCGTCCTGCTGCCCGCGGCACTGCCCGGTTACCTGGCCGGCTGCAAGCAGGGCTGGGCCTTCGCGTGGCGGTCGCTGATGGCCGCCGAGATCATCGCGATGGGGCCCGCACTGGGCCTGGGGCTGGGCGCCTACCTGAAGAACGGCGCCGACGTCAGCAACATCTCCCAGGTGTTCGCGGGCATCCTGCTGATCCTCATCGTCGGGATCGGGATCGAGCTGCTGGTGTTCCGGCCGCTGGAACGCCGGGTGCTGCGGGCCCGTGGCCTGGCCCTGACGGTCTGAGGCCCGCTCCCCTCACGCGAGCGGGCTCCCCTGGCACCGATTCGCCACGGGGAGCCCGCTCGCGCTCTCGTGTCCCCGTGTCTCACAGCCAACGTGTCCGGACGGGTACACCGCTTCCCACCAGGCGAAACACAGTGAGTTCAATCCCAACCTCCGGGGTTGGGTTTCCGGCCGGGCCGGGTTACCGTCGTCCCATGACCGGATCGGTGCTGCTGACGACGCGGGGTCACATCGACCTCCTGCGCGTCGCGTCGGCGCTCTGTCGACCCTGACCGCACGGCCACCCCGGTCACCCCCGACCACACGGCCGTACCGATCGGCGTGACCACCCCGGCCACCTCGGCCGGCGTGACCACCCCGGTCACTCCGGTTGACGTGACCACGCGGCCACCCCGATCGGCGTGGCCACCCCGGTCGCTCCGGCCGGCGTGACCACCCTGGCCACCCCGGCCGGCGCCGACGCCCCGGCGGGTTCCCGGACCACCCGGCCCCGCTCGGGCGCACCGCAGGGGTGACCACCTCACGTCGCACTCCCACACCCTCCCGCCGCCGCCCCGTCCGGGGCCGGGCGGCGGGCCGGTGTGCCGGCACCCGCCCCGACAGCTCGCTGGGAGCACCCATGACCATGACCTCCGAACGGGAGCGCGCGCAGGCGCCACCCGAGGTGGAGACACTCCGGACCCGGCACGCACGCGGCTCCGGCCGGATCCCGCGCTGGGTGGTGAAGACCGCGTCGCCGGTGGCGCTCGTCGGGCTCTGGCAGGTGCTCTCCAGCACCGGCGTGCTGCCCCGCGACGTGCTCGCCGCGCCGCTCACGGTCGCCGTCACCGCCGCCGACATGTGGTCCGACGGCGCGATCCAGAGCGCGGTGCTGGCCTCCACCGGCCGGGTCGTCGCGGGGATCGCGATCGGCCTGGTCACCGCGGTCGTGCTCGCCACCCTGTCCGGGCTGTTCCGGCTCGGCGAGGACGTGATCGACGCCCCGGTCCAGATGCTCCGCACGGTCCCGGTGATCGGCCTGATCCCGCTGCTGATCATCTGGTTCGGCATCGGCGAGGAACCGAAGATCGCGCTGATCGCGCTGGCCGTCACCTTCCCGCTGTACATGAACCTCTTCGGCGGCATCCGCAACGTCGACGCCACCCTGGTCGAGGCCGCCCGGACCCTCGGGCTCGGCTGGTTCGGCCAGGTCAGGCACGTGATCCTGCCGTCGGCGATGCCGCAGTTCCTGGTCGGCCTGCGGTTCTCGCTGGGCACCGCGTGGCTGGCGCTGGTGTTCGGCGAGACGATCAACGCCACCTCCGGCATCGGGTACGAGATGAACACCGCCCGCGAGTTCTTCCAGACCGACGTGATCGTCGTCTGCCTGGCGCTCTACGCACTGCTCGGACTGCTCGGCGACTTCGTCGTGCGGATGCTGGAGAGGGGGTTCCTGTCGTGGCGACCGGCGTTCAGCGGGAACTGAGTACCACCGACGGCGCCGTGACCCCGGTCGCGGTACGCGGACTGACCCGTCGCTTCGGCGACCGCACCGTGCTGGAGAACCTCGATCTCGACATCGAGCCCGGCCAGTTCGTGGCACTGCTCGGCGCGTCCGGCTGCGGCAAGTCGACGCTGCTGCGGATCCTCGCCGATCTCGACCACGACGTCACCGGCGACGTCACCGTCGCCCGGCGGCGCGCCGTCGGCTTCCAGGCGCCCCGACTGCTGCCGTGGAAGAAGGTGTGGCGCAACGTCGTCATGGGGCTCCCCGGCCGGCCGGACCGGGCCCGCGCCGAGGCCGCGCTGGCCGAGGTCGGCCTGTCGCACCGCACCGACGTGTGGCCGAAGGTGCTCTCCGGCGGCGAGGCCCAGCGCGCCGCACTGGCGCGTGCACTCGTCCGCGATCCGGACCTGCTGCTGCTCGACGAGCCGTTCTCCGCGCTCGACGCGCTCACCCGGATCACCGCCCGCGGCCTGGTCGACGAACTGTGGCAGCGGCACCGCTGCGCGGTGCTGCTGGTGACCCACGACGTCGAGGAGGCGCTGGTGCTCGCCGATCGCGTGCTGGTGATGGAGGACGGCCGGATCTCCTACGACGCACCGGTCGCGATCGACCGGCCGCGCGACGTCACCGATCCCGACTTCCAGCGCCTGCGCGCCGAGCTGCTCGGCCGTCTCGGCGTCCACCAGCGACCTCAGGAGAACCAGTGATCACAGGAGGAACGGCCGCCGTCGAGTTCATCGGCATGATCGGGACCCAGGAGGTCTCCGAGATCCGGCCCGCGACCGGCCCGCTGATCGACCGCGCCGCGGTGCGCGGGTTCGCCGCCGCGCACGAGGAGGCGGGCTTCGACAAGGTGCTGGTCGGCCACTCGTCGTCCACCCCGGACGGCTTGCAGGTCGCCGCCTACGCCGCCGCGCACTCCGAGCGGCTCGGGTTCCTGGTCGCGCACCGGCCCGGGTTCACCGCGCCGACCCTCGCCGCCCGCCAGTACGCGACGCTGGACCACTTCACCGGCGGCGGCCGGGTCGCGATGCACGTCATCTCCGGCGGCAGCGACGTCGACCAGCGGCGCGACGGCGACTGGCTGGACAAGGAGGAGCGCTACTCCCGCACCGACGAGTACCTCTCGGTCGTGCGCCGCTCCTGGACCGAGCCGGACGCGTTCGACCACCACGGCGAGCACTACCGGGTCGCCGGCGTCCGCCAGGAGGTCCGTCCGCTCTCGTCGATCCCGGTGTACTTCGGCGGCTCGTCCGAGGCGGCCTACCGGGTCGGCGGGCGGCACGCCGACGTGTTCGCGCTGTGGGGTGAGCCACTGGCCGGGACGGCCGAGCAGATCGCCCGCGTCCGGGACGCCGCGCACGCGGCCGGGCGCACCGAGGCACCGCGGATCAGCGTGTCGTTCCGGCCGATCCTGGGTGACACCGAGGAGCAGGCGTGGGCCAGGGCCCGCGACGTACACGCCCGGATCGTGGCCGCGAACGGCGGGCACGGCTCCTTCACCGGGACCCGGATGCGTGAGGCGGGTGCCCCGGCCAACGTCGGCTCCCAGCGGCTGCTCGCCGCGGCCGCCGCCGGCGAGGTGCACGACCGCTGCCTGTGGACGGCGACGGCCGCCGCGTCCGGCGCGGCCGGGAACTCCACCGCGCTGGTCGGGACACCGGACACGGTCGCCGCCGCGCTGGCCGACTACGTCGGCATCGGGGTGAGCACGCTGCTGATCCGCGGCTACGACCCGATCGCCGACGCCCGCCGCTACGGCAGCGAGCTGCTGCCCGCGGTGCGCGCCGAGCTCACCCGCCGGGGCAGCGCAGTGGGGGTGCCGGCGTGAGCGCACCCGCCACCGCCACAGCCCGCTGGACGCCGGAGAGCGCGTCCCGGGGCACCGTCGTGGTGCTCGGCGGCCGCGGCGAGCACCCCGGTCTCTACGCCCGGCTCGGTCGCCGGCTGGCCGTCGACGGCTGGACGGTCGTGGCGCCCGATTCCGCTGCCGGCGACGCCGACCCGATCGCGGCGGTCGCCGCGGCCCTCGACGGCGCCACCGGTGCCAGGGTGCTGCTCGGCTCGGACACCGGGGCGTTGCGCGCCTGGGAGATCGCCGCCGAAGGCACCGTCGGGCTGGACGCGCTGGTGCTGGCCGGGTTGCCCGCCGCCGCCCCGACGACCGAGCCGCCGCGCGACCGGGCCGGCGAGCTCGACGCCCGCACCGCCTGCCCGGTGCACCGTGGCGTGCTGGAGGCCGATCCGGGGTTCCGCTGGGGCGAGATCGCCGTGCCCGCCGCGCCGGTGCCGTCCGCCGCGCTGCCCGAGGTACCGGTGCTGTGGCTGCACGGCGACGCCGACGTCGTCGCCCCGGTCGCCGCGGTGCGGGCGCTCGTGCGGGCGGCCGACGAGCTCGCCGTCGTCGCCGACGGGGTGCACGACGTGCTCAACGACCAGTTCCACCGGATCGTCGCCGCCCGCCTGGTGCTGTTCCTGGAGAAGGTCGCCAAGGGGGCGACGTTCGTCGCCCCGGAGGCGGAGGCCGCGGCGCGCACCCGGCGGGCCGCACCGCTGAACGTGTCCGCCCGGCTCGACCACGCGCTGCGGGCACTGGCCGAGCTGGCCACGGCGGCCGGCGACGACGGCCAGGGCACCGTCACCTGCGAGACCATCGCCCGTACCCGCGGGATCCCGCTGAACTCGCTGGTCAACATCATGCTGCAGCTGCGCCGGGCCGGGCTCGTCACCAGCAGGCGCGGCTGCGAGGGTGGCTACCGGCTCGCCCTGCCCGCCGACACGATCACCGTCGCCGACGTCGTGCGCGCCACCGAGGGTGCGCTCGCGACGGTCCGCGGCACCGGCCCGGCCGCCGCCCTCTGGGCCGATCTCGAACGCACCGTGGCCGACTTCCTGACCGGCCACACCCTGACCGCACTCACCCCGGAGCGAACCCCCCGATGAGCAACACCGACGCCTTCCATCCCGATCTCGCACCGACCCCGGGCGATCCGCCGGCGCATGCCCGGGTGCACCTGGTCCGCGGTGCCGACCTGTCCGCCGACACCGCCCAGACCAGCGGGATGTCGCGGCGCGAGGCCGTCAGCGGTCGGACCGTCGGCTCCCGGAAGCTGTGGACCGGCGAGACGCACGTCGCGCCGGACACCAACTCCGGCGACCACCACCACGGCGAGGCCGAGACCTCGATCTACGTGGTCAGCGGGCGTCCGCGGTTCGTCTTCCACGACGGCACCGGCGAGGTCGTGCTGCAGACCGAGCCCGGCGACTACGTGTTCGTCCCGCCCTACGTGCCGCACCGCGAGGAGAACCCCGACCCGGACAACCCGGCCGTCGTCGTGATCTCGCGCAGCACCCAGGAGGGGATCGTCGTGAACCTTCCCTCGCTCACCCCGCTCACCGATCCGGAGCCCACACCGTGAACCGACTCGCGCTCCCCGCCGTGCTCGCCGCGATCGCGCTGGTCCTGACCGGCTGCGCCGGCGGCACCCCGGCCGACGACGGCGCCCCGGTCGATCTGTCGCAGGTGACGCTGCGGGTCGGCGACCAGGCCGGCATCCAGTCGGCGGTCGTCGAGGCATCGGGCGCGCTCGACGGCGCGCCCTACACCGTCGAGTGGGCACAGTTCCCGGCGGCGGCCCCGCTGCTGGAGGCACTGCGCAGCGAGGCGATCGACATCGGCATCGCCGGTGACGCCCCGACCCTGACCGCGCTCTCCTCCACCGACAGCATCAAGATCGTGGAGGCGACCCGGTCCCCGGCACACGGCGGCCTCGCGCTGCTCGTGCCCGGCGACTCCCCGGTGCAGACGGTCGCCGACCTGCGCGGCAAGAAGGTCTCCCCCACCACCCAGGGCAGCATCGGGCACTACCTGCTGCTGCGGGCGCTGGAGGAGGCCGGGGTGCCCGCCGAGGAGGTCGAGATCTCCTTCCTGCAGCCGGTCGACGCGGCCGCGGCGCTGAACTCGGGCGCGATCGACGCGTGGTCCACCTGGGACCCGTACACCGCGGTCGCCCAGCAGGAGTCCGGCGCCCGGATCCTGCGCGACTCCGAGGGCCTGGGCACCGGCCTGACCTTCCTCGACGCCAACACCGCGGCCCTGGAGGACCCGGGCACCCGGGCGGCGATGGCCGACTTCACCGAGCGCTACGCCACCGCCCTGCAGTGGGCGCGGGAGAACCCGGCGGAGAACGCGGCGATCTACTCCGAGCTCACCGGCCGCCCGGCCGAGGTCGCCCAGCTGATGGCCGACCGGGCACAGCGCGAGACCGAACCGCTGGACGACGCGCTGGTCACCGAGCTGCAGGAGGTCGCCGACCGCTACGCCGACTACGGGGTGCTGCGCAGCTCGGTCGACGTCGGATCCGCGGTGGAGGATCTCGCCGCGCCGGCCGGTCGCTGAGCAATGGCCGGTGACCGGGTCTGGACAGTCGTCAAGTAAATTCAGGACAGCTGTCCAGGCCCCCCGGTGCCGGGATCCGCGGCACCGGAGGGCGGCCGGAGGTCCCCCCGGGCCCACACCGGCGGCCCGTGTGTTCCGGGGGGATGCGCGGTCCGCCGGTGGCCCGCGCCGCTACGACAGGTGGTGCCGCTCCTGCAGCGCGTACACCGGCGTCGGGATGCCCGCCTCCCGGGCCTTGAGCTGCAGCGCCAGGTACAGCGAGTAGAACCGGCTCTGGTGCAGGTTCCCGCCGTGGAACCACAGGTTCGGCTGCTGGGTGGGCTTCCACATGTTGCGCTGCTCGCCCTCCCAGGGTCCCGGGTCCTTGGTGGTGTCCGACCCGAGTCCCCAGACCTTGCCGACCGCATCCGCGATCTCCTGGCCGACGATGTCGGCGGCCAGCCCGTTCATCGAGCCGTAGCCGGTCGCGAACACCACAAGATCGGCCTCGAGCTCGGCGCCGCCGTCCGGCCCGTCGAGCCGCACGCCCTTCTCGGTGAAC is from Pseudonocardia autotrophica and encodes:
- a CDS encoding Rrf2 family transcriptional regulator is translated as MSAPATATARWTPESASRGTVVVLGGRGEHPGLYARLGRRLAVDGWTVVAPDSAAGDADPIAAVAAALDGATGARVLLGSDTGALRAWEIAAEGTVGLDALVLAGLPAAAPTTEPPRDRAGELDARTACPVHRGVLEADPGFRWGEIAVPAAPVPSAALPEVPVLWLHGDADVVAPVAAVRALVRAADELAVVADGVHDVLNDQFHRIVAARLVLFLEKVAKGATFVAPEAEAAARTRRAAPLNVSARLDHALRALAELATAAGDDGQGTVTCETIARTRGIPLNSLVNIMLQLRRAGLVTSRRGCEGGYRLALPADTITVADVVRATEGALATVRGTGPAAALWADLERTVADFLTGHTLTALTPERTPR
- a CDS encoding cupin domain-containing protein, coding for MSNTDAFHPDLAPTPGDPPAHARVHLVRGADLSADTAQTSGMSRREAVSGRTVGSRKLWTGETHVAPDTNSGDHHHGEAETSIYVVSGRPRFVFHDGTGEVVLQTEPGDYVFVPPYVPHREENPDPDNPAVVVISRSTQEGIVVNLPSLTPLTDPEPTP
- a CDS encoding ABC transporter substrate-binding protein, with product MNRLALPAVLAAIALVLTGCAGGTPADDGAPVDLSQVTLRVGDQAGIQSAVVEASGALDGAPYTVEWAQFPAAAPLLEALRSEAIDIGIAGDAPTLTALSSTDSIKIVEATRSPAHGGLALLVPGDSPVQTVADLRGKKVSPTTQGSIGHYLLLRALEEAGVPAEEVEISFLQPVDAAAALNSGAIDAWSTWDPYTAVAQQESGARILRDSEGLGTGLTFLDANTAALEDPGTRAAMADFTERYATALQWARENPAENAAIYSELTGRPAEVAQLMADRAQRETEPLDDALVTELQEVADRYADYGVLRSSVDVGSAVEDLAAPAGR